The Argopecten irradians isolate NY chromosome 4, Ai_NY, whole genome shotgun sequence genome has a window encoding:
- the LOC138320621 gene encoding protein FMC1 homolog, translating into MGRDLRGASASATSIKNMASSMSSRQLFRELSKEFKRIHPKVKLDDVPAFNHMTAQFKKFKTTGKLLCRADNEVHYVADSYRCMLQSTRKHEELIKIYGGKGDRTTEESANLVGLNLPKC; encoded by the exons ATGGGGCGAGATCTTCGTGGTGCAAGCGCTTCGGCAACGTCGATAAAAAACATGGCGTCCTCCATGTCCTCTAGACAACTATTTAGAGAACTGTCAAAGGAATTCAAACGTATTCACCCAAAG gTTAAACTTGATGATGTACCTGCTTTTAATCACATGACAGCACAGTTCAAAAAGTTCAAGACGACAGGCAAACTATTATGCCGAGCAGATAATGAGGTTCACTATGTGGCAGATTCCTACAGATGTATGTTACAAAGTACCCGAAAACATGAG GAATTGATCAAGATATATGGAGGCAAAGGGGACAGAACTACAGAAGAAAGTGCAAACTTAGTTGGACTTAACTTGCCCAAGTGTTAA
- the LOC138320619 gene encoding sodium-dependent phosphate transport protein 2A-like isoform X1, whose product MGKGSQLSEMKKENEGKVDRNLDYRIRIPDINESKGVQGATCMIGAAESSDSGDVAEGKSLPLIKECYGPNELDPLTAEIDSNDDSVGTSELDTPGKLKRACMVTCKVVALLTLLYLFICSLGFLSSAFRLLGGKTAGSVFSESELLQNPVTGLMIGILATVLVQSSSTSSSIVVTMVASGILEVKPAIPIIMGANIGTSVTNTIVSMAQSADRETFKLAFAGATVHDMFNWLSVAVLLPLEVATGYLEKLTSWIVSQCDLSSISGGNQQLLKVITKPFTSRVIKINKKLIEKIAAGKAVDENESILKVYCDYNETTITSNGTDGNATETVQRVPIEKCGALFSQLDLGDTATGLILLFVSLALLCLCLIFTVKLLNSMMHGSIAKAIKKTVNAEFPGPCRHLTGFVTIIVGAILTVLVQSSSIFTSTLTPLVGLGLIEIERMYPLTLGSNIGTTMTGLLAACAASSDKAEVAFQIAFCHLFFNVSGIILYYPVPCLRNLPIRGAKCLGETTAKYRWFAILYLILMFVLLPVSVFTLSLAGKTTFICVSSLVGIIVLFIIGLNIMQRKCQKVLPKCFHTWEFLPEFMRSLAPLDNVIRSLLSVFTGKCPCGDKEPKLVKGSPDSSVASSTASSTRELLNTGSDQCKVDLSKISQEEASQSLLPTKMDFHFSKIPGETIL is encoded by the exons ATGGGTAAAGGAAGTCAATTATCTGAGATGAAGAAGGAAAACGAGGGGAAAGTTGACAGAAACTTAGATTATAGAATACGTATTCCAGATATAAATGAATCAAAG GGTGTTCAGGGTGCGACCTGTATGATTGGGGCTGCAGAAAGTAGCGACTCGGGTGATGTGGCCGAGGGAAAGTCTCTCCCATTGATAAAAGAATGTTACGGGCCTAATGAGCTTGACCCCCTGACTGCTGAGATAGACTCGAATGATGACAGTGTTGGTACCAGTG aGCTGGATACACCTGGGAAGTTGAAGAGAGCATGCATGGTGACCTGCAAGGTGGTCGCCTTGCTTACTCTTCTTTATCTCTTCATATGTTCTCTGGGATTTCTCAGTTCTGCATTCAGGCTTCTTGGAGGAAAGACTGCTG GCTCTGTATTTAGTGAGTCAGAATTGCTACAGAACCCTGTGACTGGTTTGATGATTGGGATATTGGCGACAGTTTTGGTGCAGAGTTCTAGTACGTCAAGCTCAATCGTTGTTACCATGGTAGCTTCAGGAA ttCTTGAAGTAAAACCTGCCATTCCTATCATCATGGGAGCCAATATTGGAACTAGTGTCACCAACACAATTGTCTCAATGGCTCAGTCTGCTGACCGAGAGACTTTCAAACTTGCCTTTGCTGGAGCGACTGTCCATGACATGTTTAATTGGCTTAGTGTGGCTGTACTTCTGCCTCTCGAAGTCGCAACAG GTTATTTGGAGAAACTGACCTCATGGATAGTCAGTCAGTGTGACTTGTCTTCAATTAGTGGAGGGAACCAACAGCTTCTGAAGGTCATCACTAAACCGTTCACCTCCAGGGTGATCAAG ATCAACAAAAAGTTAATAGAGAAAATAGCTGCTGGGAAAGCAGttgatgaaaatgaaagtaTTCTGAAAGTGTACTGCGACTACAATGAAACGACTATCACATCTAATGGTACAGATGGAAATGCAACAGAGACAGTTCAGCGTGTACCAatagaaaaat GTGGAGCCCTGTTTAGTCAGTTAGATCTTGGAGATACGGCGACTGGactgattttgttgtttgtatcGCTCGCTCTCTTGTGTCTCTGTCTCATATTCACGGTCAAACTCCTCAACTCCATGATGCATGGCTCCATCGCCAAAGCTATCAAGAAGACAGTTAATGCCGAGTTCCCTGGACCATGTCGACACCTTACTGGTTTTGTGACGATCATCGTCGGAGCGATTCTGACTGTTCTAGTACAGAGTTCATCCATCTTCACTTCCACTTTGACTCCACTAGTTGGTCTGGGACTTATTGAAATAGAACGAATGTATCCATTGACCTTGGGGTCAAATATTGGAACAACAATGACAGGCTTACTGGCAGCTTGTGCAGCCTCGAGTGACAAGGCAGAAGTAGCATTTCAAATTGCTTTCTGTCACCTTTTCTTTAATGTTAGtggtattattttgtactaccCCGTCCCTTGTTTACGTAACCTGCCAATCCGTGGTGCCAAATGTCTTGGGGAGACCACTGCTAAATATCGGTGGTTCGCTATTTTGTATCTGATTTTGATGTTTGTACTTTTACCAGTGTCAGTCTTCACATTAAGTCTGGCTGGTAAGACCACTTTTATTTGTGTCTCTAGTCTTGTTGGTATAATAGTATTATTTATCATAGGTTTAAATATCATGCAGAGAAAATGTCAGAAAGTTTTACCCAAATGTTTCCACACATGGGAATTTTTACCAGAATTTATGAGGTCTCTAGCACCACTGGACAACGTTATCAGAAGCCTTCTATCAGTGTTCACTGGTAAGTGTCCGTGTGGGGATAAGGAGCCAAAGTTAGTTAAGGGTAGCCCTGACAGCAGTGTGGCCAGCTCCACTGCTAGTTCTACACGCGAGCTATTAAATACTGGCTCAGATCAGTGCAAAGTGGACTTGTCCAAGATCTCTCAGGAGGAAGCTTCTCAAAGTCTTCTCCCAACAAAAATGGATTTCCATTTTAGTAAAATTCCAGGAGAAACTATTTTATGA
- the LOC138320619 gene encoding sodium-dependent phosphate transport protein 2A-like isoform X2 — MVTCKVVALLTLLYLFICSLGFLSSAFRLLGGKTAGSVFSESELLQNPVTGLMIGILATVLVQSSSTSSSIVVTMVASGILEVKPAIPIIMGANIGTSVTNTIVSMAQSADRETFKLAFAGATVHDMFNWLSVAVLLPLEVATGYLEKLTSWIVSQCDLSSISGGNQQLLKVITKPFTSRVIKINKKLIEKIAAGKAVDENESILKVYCDYNETTITSNGTDGNATETVQRVPIEKCGALFSQLDLGDTATGLILLFVSLALLCLCLIFTVKLLNSMMHGSIAKAIKKTVNAEFPGPCRHLTGFVTIIVGAILTVLVQSSSIFTSTLTPLVGLGLIEIERMYPLTLGSNIGTTMTGLLAACAASSDKAEVAFQIAFCHLFFNVSGIILYYPVPCLRNLPIRGAKCLGETTAKYRWFAILYLILMFVLLPVSVFTLSLAGKTTFICVSSLVGIIVLFIIGLNIMQRKCQKVLPKCFHTWEFLPEFMRSLAPLDNVIRSLLSVFTGKCPCGDKEPKLVKGSPDSSVASSTASSTRELLNTGSDQCKVDLSKISQEEASQSLLPTKMDFHFSKIPGETIL, encoded by the exons ATGGTGACCTGCAAGGTGGTCGCCTTGCTTACTCTTCTTTATCTCTTCATATGTTCTCTGGGATTTCTCAGTTCTGCATTCAGGCTTCTTGGAGGAAAGACTGCTG GCTCTGTATTTAGTGAGTCAGAATTGCTACAGAACCCTGTGACTGGTTTGATGATTGGGATATTGGCGACAGTTTTGGTGCAGAGTTCTAGTACGTCAAGCTCAATCGTTGTTACCATGGTAGCTTCAGGAA ttCTTGAAGTAAAACCTGCCATTCCTATCATCATGGGAGCCAATATTGGAACTAGTGTCACCAACACAATTGTCTCAATGGCTCAGTCTGCTGACCGAGAGACTTTCAAACTTGCCTTTGCTGGAGCGACTGTCCATGACATGTTTAATTGGCTTAGTGTGGCTGTACTTCTGCCTCTCGAAGTCGCAACAG GTTATTTGGAGAAACTGACCTCATGGATAGTCAGTCAGTGTGACTTGTCTTCAATTAGTGGAGGGAACCAACAGCTTCTGAAGGTCATCACTAAACCGTTCACCTCCAGGGTGATCAAG ATCAACAAAAAGTTAATAGAGAAAATAGCTGCTGGGAAAGCAGttgatgaaaatgaaagtaTTCTGAAAGTGTACTGCGACTACAATGAAACGACTATCACATCTAATGGTACAGATGGAAATGCAACAGAGACAGTTCAGCGTGTACCAatagaaaaat GTGGAGCCCTGTTTAGTCAGTTAGATCTTGGAGATACGGCGACTGGactgattttgttgtttgtatcGCTCGCTCTCTTGTGTCTCTGTCTCATATTCACGGTCAAACTCCTCAACTCCATGATGCATGGCTCCATCGCCAAAGCTATCAAGAAGACAGTTAATGCCGAGTTCCCTGGACCATGTCGACACCTTACTGGTTTTGTGACGATCATCGTCGGAGCGATTCTGACTGTTCTAGTACAGAGTTCATCCATCTTCACTTCCACTTTGACTCCACTAGTTGGTCTGGGACTTATTGAAATAGAACGAATGTATCCATTGACCTTGGGGTCAAATATTGGAACAACAATGACAGGCTTACTGGCAGCTTGTGCAGCCTCGAGTGACAAGGCAGAAGTAGCATTTCAAATTGCTTTCTGTCACCTTTTCTTTAATGTTAGtggtattattttgtactaccCCGTCCCTTGTTTACGTAACCTGCCAATCCGTGGTGCCAAATGTCTTGGGGAGACCACTGCTAAATATCGGTGGTTCGCTATTTTGTATCTGATTTTGATGTTTGTACTTTTACCAGTGTCAGTCTTCACATTAAGTCTGGCTGGTAAGACCACTTTTATTTGTGTCTCTAGTCTTGTTGGTATAATAGTATTATTTATCATAGGTTTAAATATCATGCAGAGAAAATGTCAGAAAGTTTTACCCAAATGTTTCCACACATGGGAATTTTTACCAGAATTTATGAGGTCTCTAGCACCACTGGACAACGTTATCAGAAGCCTTCTATCAGTGTTCACTGGTAAGTGTCCGTGTGGGGATAAGGAGCCAAAGTTAGTTAAGGGTAGCCCTGACAGCAGTGTGGCCAGCTCCACTGCTAGTTCTACACGCGAGCTATTAAATACTGGCTCAGATCAGTGCAAAGTGGACTTGTCCAAGATCTCTCAGGAGGAAGCTTCTCAAAGTCTTCTCCCAACAAAAATGGATTTCCATTTTAGTAAAATTCCAGGAGAAACTATTTTATGA